A genomic region of Xiphophorus couchianus chromosome 18, X_couchianus-1.0, whole genome shotgun sequence contains the following coding sequences:
- the ppm1da gene encoding protein phosphatase, Mg2+/Mn2+ dependent, 1Da isoform X2: MENALLMRVSVFTDQGGRKYMEDVTEVIVEPEPGEDEPTPGEQEAGNGGAFSVSVTAVDSHPDIKDGKAKTEQLTELSSERVRTAEKHIFEETISPGSECPPRDQASTSGRSRRSVAFFAVFDGHGGSEAAQFARDCLWEYIKKQRGFWSNCDREVCSAIRKGFVACHHAMWKKLPEWPKTLTGLPSTSGTTASVVVLRGNRMYVAHVGDSAIVLGVQDDPSVPFIKAIEVTQDHKPELPKERERIEGLGGSVIKKSGVNRVVWKRPRLSHNGPVRRSTIIDQIPFLAVARALGDLWSYDFYSGEFVVSPEPDTSVVILDPRKHRYIVLGSDGLWNMVPPQEAISMCQKNDEEMVPCGVTSARQLVSHSLLRWRQRMLRADNTSAIVIALLEPGGSKETFHNEEVLLDLAKVSQCPPTSISRADTPLLPQPPDEDSTSAMSELFPALERQDGLSGSNSFYHMTLSDPFSLSPLCSNSTMDSPSHSSLADRTVTRKTSTKRTLNGSPSSGLLAKKAKRRTDRPPLVQHNTEEKQKESVSPILQQHNKTTVCVC; this comes from the exons ATGGAAAACGCCTTGCTGATGCGAGTTAGTGTCTTTACTGACCAAGGAGGCAGGAAATACATGGAAGACGTGACTGAGGTCATAGTGGAGCCCGAGCCGGGGGAAGATGAGCCGACGCCGGGTGAACAGGAGGCGGGTAATGGGGGAGCTTTTAGCGTCAGCGTTACGGCTGTGGATTCACATCCAGACATTAAAGATGGAAAAGCCAAAACTGAGCAGCTTACAGAATTATCAAGTGAACGAGTTCgaactgcagaaaaacacatttttgaggAAACCATTTCACCGGGAAGCGAGTGTCCACCTCGAGATCAAGCCAGTACCTCCGGTCGCTCCCGCCGTTCCGTGGCGTTCTTCGCGGTGTTCGATGGCCACGGGGGTAGCGAGGCTGCGCAGTTTGCGCGAGACTGTTTATGGGAATACATAAAGAAACAACGCGGGTTCTGGTCCAACTGTGACCGGGAGGTCTGCTCAGCTATACGCAAAGGATTTGTAGCCTGCCACCATGCTATGTGGAAGAAGCTAC CTGAATGGCCAAAAACTCTCACAGGGCTTCCTAGTACATCAGGCACCACAGCCAGTGTTGTAGTGCTCAGAGGAAACCGCATGTATGTGGCTCATGTCGGCGATTCAGCCATAGTTCTGGGTGTCCAGGATGATCCTTCAGTTCCATTCATCAAAGCTATCGAAGTGACCCAGGACCACAAGCCTGAATTACCCAAAGAGAGAGAACGTATCGAAGGTCTTGGAGGGAG TGTGATCAAGAAGTCAGGAGTGAACCGTGTGGTCTGGAAGAGGCCCAGACTCAGTCACAATGGTCCAGTTCGTCGGAGCACCATTATTGACCAGATACCTTTCTTGGCTGTTGCTCGAGCTTTAG GTGATTTGTGGAGTTATGACTTCTACAGTGGAGAGTTTGTGGTTTCTCCTGAGCCAGACACCAGCGTTGTGATTCTTGACCCTCGAAAACACCGCTACATTGTCCTGGGGAGTGATGGTCTGTGGAATATGGTGCCACCTCAAGAGGCCATCTCCATGTGTCAGAAGAACGATGAGGAAATG GTACCATGTGGTGTAACAAGTGCCAGGCAGCTTGTGAGCCATTCGTTGCTGCGGTGGCGCCAACGAATGTTACGTGCTGACAACACCAGTGCCATTGTGATTGCCCTGCTGGAACCTGGGGGCTCCAAAGAAACATTCCACAATGAAGAGGTGCTACTGGACCTGGCCAAAGTGTCCCAGTGTCCTCCTACATCTATATCCCGTGCAGACACTCCGCTACTACCG CAACCCCCAGATGAAGACTCTACCTCTGCCATGTCTGAGCTGTTCCCTGCTCTGGAGCGACAGGATGGACTATCTGGAAGCAACAGTTTCTACCACATGACTCTGTCGGACCCTTTTAGTCTGTCACCTCTATGTTCAAACAGCACCATGGACTCGCCCAGTCACTCCAGTCTAGCTGACAGAACAGTAACCAGGAAGACATCCACCAAAAGAACTCTGAATGGATCCCCTTCGTCAGGCCTTTTGGCAAAGAAGGCTAAACGCAGAACTGACAGGCCACCGCTGGTCCAGCACAACACTGAGGAGAAACAGAAGGAGTCTGTCTCTCCCATTCTACAGCAGCATAACAAGACCACAGTGTGTGTCTGCTGA
- the ppm1da gene encoding protein phosphatase, Mg2+/Mn2+ dependent, 1Da isoform X1: protein MENALLMRVSVFTDQGGRKYMEDVTEVIVEPEPGEDEPTPGEQEAGNGGAFSVSVTAVDSHPDIKDGKAKTEQLTELSSERVRTAEKHIFEETISPGSECPPRDQASTSGRSRRSVAFFAVFDGHGGSEAAQFARDCLWEYIKKQRGFWSNCDREVCSAIRKGFVACHHAMWKKLPEWPKTLTGLPSTSGTTASVVVLRGNRMYVAHVGDSAIVLGVQDDPSVPFIKAIEVTQDHKPELPKERERIEGLGGSVIKKSGVNRVVWKRPRLSHNGPVRRSTIIDQIPFLAVARALGDLWSYDFYSGEFVVSPEPDTSVVILDPRKHRYIVLGSDGLWNMVPPQEAISMCQKNDEEMVPCGVTSARQLVSHSLLRWRQRMLRADNTSAIVIALLEPGGSKETFHNEEVLLDLAKVSQCPPTSISRADTPLLPQQPPDEDSTSAMSELFPALERQDGLSGSNSFYHMTLSDPFSLSPLCSNSTMDSPSHSSLADRTVTRKTSTKRTLNGSPSSGLLAKKAKRRTDRPPLVQHNTEEKQKESVSPILQQHNKTTVCVC from the exons ATGGAAAACGCCTTGCTGATGCGAGTTAGTGTCTTTACTGACCAAGGAGGCAGGAAATACATGGAAGACGTGACTGAGGTCATAGTGGAGCCCGAGCCGGGGGAAGATGAGCCGACGCCGGGTGAACAGGAGGCGGGTAATGGGGGAGCTTTTAGCGTCAGCGTTACGGCTGTGGATTCACATCCAGACATTAAAGATGGAAAAGCCAAAACTGAGCAGCTTACAGAATTATCAAGTGAACGAGTTCgaactgcagaaaaacacatttttgaggAAACCATTTCACCGGGAAGCGAGTGTCCACCTCGAGATCAAGCCAGTACCTCCGGTCGCTCCCGCCGTTCCGTGGCGTTCTTCGCGGTGTTCGATGGCCACGGGGGTAGCGAGGCTGCGCAGTTTGCGCGAGACTGTTTATGGGAATACATAAAGAAACAACGCGGGTTCTGGTCCAACTGTGACCGGGAGGTCTGCTCAGCTATACGCAAAGGATTTGTAGCCTGCCACCATGCTATGTGGAAGAAGCTAC CTGAATGGCCAAAAACTCTCACAGGGCTTCCTAGTACATCAGGCACCACAGCCAGTGTTGTAGTGCTCAGAGGAAACCGCATGTATGTGGCTCATGTCGGCGATTCAGCCATAGTTCTGGGTGTCCAGGATGATCCTTCAGTTCCATTCATCAAAGCTATCGAAGTGACCCAGGACCACAAGCCTGAATTACCCAAAGAGAGAGAACGTATCGAAGGTCTTGGAGGGAG TGTGATCAAGAAGTCAGGAGTGAACCGTGTGGTCTGGAAGAGGCCCAGACTCAGTCACAATGGTCCAGTTCGTCGGAGCACCATTATTGACCAGATACCTTTCTTGGCTGTTGCTCGAGCTTTAG GTGATTTGTGGAGTTATGACTTCTACAGTGGAGAGTTTGTGGTTTCTCCTGAGCCAGACACCAGCGTTGTGATTCTTGACCCTCGAAAACACCGCTACATTGTCCTGGGGAGTGATGGTCTGTGGAATATGGTGCCACCTCAAGAGGCCATCTCCATGTGTCAGAAGAACGATGAGGAAATG GTACCATGTGGTGTAACAAGTGCCAGGCAGCTTGTGAGCCATTCGTTGCTGCGGTGGCGCCAACGAATGTTACGTGCTGACAACACCAGTGCCATTGTGATTGCCCTGCTGGAACCTGGGGGCTCCAAAGAAACATTCCACAATGAAGAGGTGCTACTGGACCTGGCCAAAGTGTCCCAGTGTCCTCCTACATCTATATCCCGTGCAGACACTCCGCTACTACCG CAGCAACCCCCAGATGAAGACTCTACCTCTGCCATGTCTGAGCTGTTCCCTGCTCTGGAGCGACAGGATGGACTATCTGGAAGCAACAGTTTCTACCACATGACTCTGTCGGACCCTTTTAGTCTGTCACCTCTATGTTCAAACAGCACCATGGACTCGCCCAGTCACTCCAGTCTAGCTGACAGAACAGTAACCAGGAAGACATCCACCAAAAGAACTCTGAATGGATCCCCTTCGTCAGGCCTTTTGGCAAAGAAGGCTAAACGCAGAACTGACAGGCCACCGCTGGTCCAGCACAACACTGAGGAGAAACAGAAGGAGTCTGTCTCTCCCATTCTACAGCAGCATAACAAGACCACAGTGTGTGTCTGCTGA